From one Salinibacterium hongtaonis genomic stretch:
- a CDS encoding alpha-amylase family protein, with translation MRITDTSDLWWKNAVVYCLDVETFMDWNGDGTGDLDGLAHRLDYLAELGVTCIWLMPFYPTPDKDDGYDVSDFYGVDKRFGSLGDLVEVIRSARDRGMRVIADLVVNHTSEKHPWFVSARSSRTSPYRDFYVWRDTPPKSAPEPIFPDKENSVWNFDERTGQYYLHRFYRHQPDLNVANPRVREEIGKVIGFWLEMGMSGFRIDAVPFFIDDEGGADDDYGDGHVYLRELSDMAKRRRGDAVLLGEVNLPYKDQVKFFGGPQGDELTMQFDFESMQRIYLSLARSDARPLARMLAKRPDIALRSQWANFLRNHDELTLDKLSESERDEVFAAFGPEKRMQAFGRGIVRRLPPMLEGDPRRIRMAYSLLFSLPGTPVLFYGEEIGMGENLNAEGRHSVRTPMQWSSAKNGGFSTARRRSLPGPVTEGAYGPEFVNADEQVRDRDSLLHFMRLLISRYRTSPEIGWGELTIVKQPHASVLAHRVTGPLGSMIALHNFAAESLTLEIPVDGGDDDTRLIDLLHDGATAVTSKGTAELTLEPYGYRWLRVTNPGTRRIG, from the coding sequence ATGAGAATCACCGACACGAGCGACCTGTGGTGGAAAAACGCCGTCGTGTATTGCCTCGACGTCGAGACCTTTATGGATTGGAACGGCGACGGCACAGGCGACCTCGACGGGCTCGCTCACCGCCTGGATTACCTTGCCGAACTAGGGGTGACCTGCATCTGGCTGATGCCGTTTTATCCCACCCCCGACAAAGATGACGGCTACGACGTCTCTGACTTCTATGGCGTCGACAAGCGTTTCGGCTCGCTCGGCGACCTTGTCGAGGTGATCCGCTCCGCACGCGACCGGGGGATGCGCGTGATCGCCGACCTGGTCGTGAACCACACGTCAGAGAAGCATCCCTGGTTCGTGTCGGCTCGCTCGAGCCGCACCTCTCCTTATCGGGACTTCTACGTGTGGAGGGATACCCCGCCGAAGAGCGCCCCCGAGCCGATCTTTCCCGACAAAGAGAACTCGGTCTGGAACTTCGACGAGCGCACGGGCCAGTACTACCTTCACCGGTTCTATCGTCACCAGCCCGACCTGAACGTCGCGAACCCCCGCGTGCGAGAAGAGATTGGCAAGGTGATCGGCTTTTGGCTTGAAATGGGAATGTCGGGGTTCCGCATCGACGCGGTGCCGTTCTTCATCGACGACGAGGGTGGCGCCGACGACGACTACGGCGACGGGCACGTCTATCTGCGCGAACTCAGCGACATGGCCAAGCGACGCAGGGGCGACGCCGTACTTCTCGGAGAGGTGAACCTGCCCTACAAGGATCAGGTGAAGTTCTTCGGCGGCCCCCAAGGCGACGAACTCACCATGCAGTTCGACTTCGAATCCATGCAACGCATCTACCTCTCCCTCGCTCGGAGCGATGCGCGCCCCCTCGCCCGGATGCTCGCCAAACGACCCGACATTGCCCTGCGGTCACAATGGGCCAACTTTCTCCGCAACCACGACGAGCTCACGCTCGACAAGCTCAGCGAATCAGAGCGAGATGAGGTGTTCGCCGCCTTTGGACCCGAGAAGCGGATGCAAGCATTTGGCCGCGGAATCGTGCGCCGGCTGCCGCCCATGCTGGAGGGCGATCCTCGGCGCATCCGCATGGCCTACAGCCTGCTGTTCTCCCTGCCCGGCACCCCCGTGCTGTTCTACGGCGAAGAGATCGGCATGGGCGAGAACCTCAATGCCGAAGGTCGTCACTCGGTGAGAACGCCGATGCAGTGGAGCAGCGCAAAGAACGGCGGATTCTCGACCGCACGGCGACGGTCTCTGCCGGGCCCCGTAACTGAGGGCGCCTACGGCCCCGAGTTCGTCAATGCCGATGAGCAGGTGCGCGACCGCGATTCCCTGCTGCACTTCATGCGCCTGCTGATCAGCAGGTACCGCACCTCTCCGGAGATCGGATGGGGCGAACTCACCATCGTCAAGCAACCCCACGCTAGCGTGCTCGCGCATCGCGTGACCGGCCCCCTCGGGAGCATGATCGCGCTGCATAACTTTGCCGCCGAATCCCTCACCCTGGAGATCCCCGTCGATGGCGGTGATGACGACACGCGTTTGATCGATTTGCTGCATGACGGTGCCACCGCTGTGACGAGCAAGGGAACGGCGGAGCTCACGCTCGAACCCTACGGTTATCGCTGGCTGCGAGTCACGAACCCTGGCACCCGACGGATTGGCTGA
- a CDS encoding TIGR03885 family FMN-dependent LLM class oxidoreductase: MTVIGWHASHEQLHPKDLLIALQHAEKSGFTAAMCSDHFAPWSERQGHSGFAWSWLGAALQATDLPIGIVNAPGQRYHPAIIAQAVGTLEAMFPGRFWAALGSGEAMNEHITGDAWPRKEHRNERLQESVAVIRALLAGEEVSHDGHITVDRARLWTRPDTPPPLLAAAVSPQTAAWAAKWADGLATVNQSVDALRDVVEAYRGAGGTGPLVLQVHVSYAASEDEALQIAHDQWRTNVFSPPLCWDLDSVEAFDIASKHVTPNDVRGSVLISSDLGEYVDQLKEFIALGFDEVYLHQVGSDQRSFIEAFGEHVLPRLTVTAKAEATPEVVA; this comes from the coding sequence GTGACCGTTATCGGTTGGCATGCCTCGCACGAACAGCTACACCCGAAGGACCTTCTGATCGCCCTGCAGCACGCCGAGAAGTCTGGCTTCACGGCAGCAATGTGCAGCGATCACTTCGCGCCGTGGAGTGAACGGCAGGGCCACTCGGGCTTTGCCTGGTCGTGGCTGGGGGCCGCGCTGCAGGCCACAGATTTGCCGATCGGCATCGTGAACGCTCCCGGCCAGCGCTATCACCCCGCGATCATCGCGCAAGCGGTGGGGACTCTCGAAGCGATGTTCCCCGGGCGATTTTGGGCCGCCCTCGGCAGCGGCGAGGCGATGAACGAACACATCACGGGCGATGCCTGGCCCCGCAAGGAGCACCGCAACGAGCGCCTGCAGGAGAGCGTCGCGGTCATACGGGCCCTGCTGGCGGGCGAGGAAGTCAGCCACGACGGCCATATCACCGTGGATCGGGCCCGGCTCTGGACGAGACCGGATACTCCCCCGCCGCTGCTCGCCGCCGCCGTCAGCCCTCAGACCGCTGCCTGGGCCGCCAAATGGGCCGACGGCCTCGCCACGGTGAACCAGTCTGTTGACGCTCTTCGCGACGTCGTGGAGGCCTATCGCGGAGCCGGGGGCACCGGGCCGCTCGTGCTTCAGGTCCACGTCAGCTACGCGGCATCCGAAGACGAGGCCCTGCAGATTGCTCACGATCAATGGCGCACCAATGTGTTTTCTCCCCCGCTGTGCTGGGATCTCGATAGCGTCGAAGCGTTCGATATCGCCTCGAAGCATGTGACTCCCAACGACGTTCGCGGCTCGGTACTCATCTCCTCCGACCTTGGTGAGTATGTCGATCAGCTGAAGGAGTTCATCGCCCTCGGGTTCGATGAGGTGTATCTGCACCAGGTGGGCAGCGACCAGCGGAGCTTTATCGAAGCCTTCGGCGAGCACGTCTTGCCCCGGCTAACGGTGACGGCAAAGGCGGAGGCAACCCCCGAGGTGGTCGCATGA
- a CDS encoding MFS transporter, translated as MPPEMQPDMQRQQRRVVWVLVAAQIMGGLGIGATVSVGALLAAQVSGSDAWSGMASTMSTLGAAILALPLARYAAARGRRVALATGSALAASSAVLLIVAAAVPSFPLLLLAFALAGAGAATNLQARFAATDLASPRHRGRDLSLVVWSTTIGSVLGPNLIEPGEAIGSALGMPTLTGPFLFALGAQIITVLVYAVFLRPDPLLTAREALGVTTKEPPRLGFSTLRVNPTARFSVAAVSLSHATMVALMAMTPVHLYGHGASLAIVGFTISLHVAGMFALSPVFGWLSDRLGRLPVLLGGQALLLAALVTAWLGSESAPLVVVSLVLLGLGWSASTISGSAMLVDAVPVGDRPGVQGVSDLLMNLAGAAGGALAGPVLIMLGYSGLGAAAMLLVAVVLGWAILRSSKRVVAA; from the coding sequence ATGCCGCCGGAAATGCAGCCAGATATGCAGCGCCAGCAGCGCCGGGTCGTGTGGGTGCTTGTTGCCGCGCAGATTATGGGCGGGCTGGGCATTGGCGCCACGGTTTCGGTGGGGGCGCTCCTCGCGGCACAGGTCTCGGGTTCTGACGCCTGGTCGGGGATGGCCTCGACAATGTCGACGCTGGGCGCCGCGATCTTGGCGTTACCGCTCGCCCGGTACGCCGCAGCGCGAGGTCGCCGGGTGGCGCTTGCGACGGGGTCGGCGCTCGCAGCATCCTCTGCCGTTCTCCTGATTGTGGCGGCCGCCGTGCCGTCGTTTCCGCTGCTGCTGCTGGCGTTCGCCCTCGCCGGTGCCGGAGCGGCCACGAACCTGCAGGCTCGCTTCGCGGCGACAGATCTAGCCTCCCCGCGCCACCGCGGCCGCGATCTCTCGTTGGTCGTCTGGTCGACGACGATCGGCTCGGTGCTCGGGCCCAATCTCATCGAACCGGGGGAGGCGATCGGCTCCGCCCTGGGCATGCCGACTCTGACCGGCCCGTTCCTCTTTGCTCTCGGCGCTCAGATCATCACGGTGCTCGTCTACGCCGTCTTCTTGCGCCCCGACCCGCTTCTCACCGCTCGGGAAGCGCTCGGCGTGACGACGAAGGAGCCGCCGCGCCTCGGCTTCTCCACCCTGCGGGTCAACCCGACGGCGCGTTTCTCCGTTGCGGCGGTCTCCCTCAGCCACGCCACCATGGTGGCGCTCATGGCGATGACTCCCGTTCACCTTTACGGGCATGGCGCGTCCCTCGCCATCGTGGGTTTCACGATCAGCTTGCATGTGGCGGGCATGTTCGCCTTGTCACCGGTGTTCGGTTGGCTCTCTGACCGGCTCGGGCGTCTCCCGGTGCTGCTGGGTGGTCAGGCGCTGCTTCTCGCTGCCCTCGTGACGGCGTGGCTCGGCAGCGAGTCTGCCCCGCTTGTCGTTGTCAGCCTCGTGCTGCTCGGGCTCGGATGGTCGGCCTCCACGATCTCGGGGTCGGCGATGCTGGTCGATGCGGTGCCGGTCGGGGATAGGCCGGGTGTGCAGGGCGTCTCCGATCTGCTCATGAACCTCGCCGGTGCTGCCGGCGGGGCGCTCGCCGGGCCGGTGCTCATCATGCTGGGCTACTCCGGCCTCGGCGCCGCCGCCATGCTTCTCGTGGCCGTTGTGCTCGGCTGGGCTATCCTGCGATCGTCGAAGCGCGTCGTCGCTGCCTGA
- a CDS encoding maleylpyruvate isomerase family mycothiol-dependent enzyme, translating to MSDQRLLAGYIDVGRAAIDDFVQLLESLPPEDWSVPTDLPGWDVKAIASHVAHLESVLAGFSQPDVAVEPSEHMTAMTSSYTEQGVAARRESTPAELIAEIREASAARFAELAANPPTDAQVVPDTGVPLEWSWNTLLRNRPLDVWMHEQDVRRAVGQPGGMDAAAAVHTITYYAEGLGYIVAKRAAAAPGTTVVLAIDGVDPIAVAVTDERKGVFLSELPGEPTVRLELDPESFVVLVGGRRAPRHGAVRVSGDEQLASRILANLNTTP from the coding sequence ATGAGTGATCAGCGGCTGCTTGCCGGGTACATCGACGTTGGCCGTGCGGCTATCGATGATTTCGTGCAACTGCTCGAATCCCTGCCGCCCGAGGACTGGTCGGTCCCGACCGACCTGCCGGGGTGGGATGTGAAGGCGATCGCCTCACACGTGGCGCATCTTGAGTCGGTTCTGGCGGGATTTTCGCAGCCGGACGTTGCCGTCGAGCCGAGCGAGCACATGACGGCCATGACGTCGAGCTACACGGAACAGGGCGTCGCTGCGCGCCGTGAATCGACTCCGGCTGAGCTCATCGCAGAGATTCGTGAGGCGTCCGCGGCGCGGTTCGCCGAGCTGGCGGCGAACCCTCCGACGGACGCCCAGGTCGTGCCTGACACGGGCGTTCCCCTCGAGTGGAGCTGGAATACCCTCCTGCGCAACCGCCCGCTTGACGTGTGGATGCATGAGCAGGATGTCCGCCGTGCCGTGGGCCAACCCGGCGGGATGGATGCTGCCGCCGCGGTTCACACGATCACCTACTACGCCGAGGGGCTCGGCTACATCGTGGCTAAGCGTGCTGCGGCGGCGCCCGGAACGACGGTCGTGCTTGCGATCGACGGAGTCGACCCCATCGCGGTGGCCGTCACCGACGAGCGCAAGGGCGTCTTTCTCTCTGAGCTGCCGGGGGAGCCCACCGTGCGGCTTGAGCTGGATCCTGAATCCTTTGTCGTGCTCGTCGGCGGTCGGCGTGCCCCGCGGCACGGAGCAGTGCGAGTCAGCGGCGACGAGCAGCTCGCCTCTCGCATCCTGGCGAACCTCAACACCACCCCATAG
- the smc gene encoding chromosome segregation protein SMC, whose translation MYLKSLTLKGFKSFAQPTTFAFEPGVTAVVGPNGSGKSNVVDALAWVMGEQGAKTLRGGKMDDVIFAGTSTRGPLGRAEVTLTIDNSDGALPIEYSEVTIRRTLFRNGGSEYAINGESCRLLDVQELLSDSGLGREMHVIVGQGQLDAVLRASPEDRRGFIEEAAGILKHRRRKEKTLRKLDAMQANLTRLSDLAGEIRRQLKPLGQQAEVAREAQTIAAVARDARARLLADEVVTLREALTLHSRSESERKTERIVLQEQLDQAKLREARIEQEQVGDAVDQARRIAFGLESVQERLRGLFSLANQKMALLSSQTEVAELAPGVTSQMVADARDEAVRLAETIDEAEQAWREAQSATAEARAALDALDDEISHQSSLVSRHDLEISKLSGQADTAASRLAAVRGEVLRQQNALDAARSRRDQATVSLEALEAQATLGEESDIDLDAAYQSAQAEVTQAETEIDTLREQLHALERERDALSARKNALSSALDQKDGSSALVAAKRPGILGLVAEHIQVKPGFEAAIAAALGSLADAVLAEDRESAIAALGHAQADDLGRVELVLAEAGVTAGVSGVLGDGAVFAADVVSAPSGVLGLLSHVIVADDLAAARRAWGELSTGTSDSATTIITKSGDVLSRFVLRGGSGAKRSRLELVADRDAAAERLSEVLSLIERAQFALAEQRGAVQVAKEQSKRALTTLREHDSQLAAQSEKLNRARVQAEAAEAEAQRLEKGLALAAESVASAETAAERAKAELETAQSRPRPILDVSARDGLADELDAAREREVEARLQVETARERVRAQELRAKQLEQQREAEREAADQAARRAVIRRRQMEAAQRVLDVLPTVLDAADRSVSEARVRLAAAEADRAQQNEELAELRRAEAALRDRLHSVSESVHGLEMQIYEKKLHLSSLLERAGAELGLVEDVLVAEYGPDVPVPVDAVETDDDSDAGSEDGVQQTMPFVRAQQEARLAKAERKYARLGRVNPLALEEFAALEERHKFLTDQLTDLTNTRKDLLTIIDELDVKMRDIFSSAFEDTKNAFNHVFPILFPGGTGSIHLTDPDNMLTTGIEVSVKPAGKKIERLSLLSGGERSLAAVALLIAIFKARPSPFYIMDEVEAALDDANLGRLLQIFQDLRESSQLIVITHQKRTMEIADALYGVSMRQDGVSAVVGQRVATEERSA comes from the coding sequence GTGTACCTCAAGAGCCTCACCCTCAAAGGCTTCAAGTCGTTTGCCCAGCCGACGACATTCGCATTCGAGCCGGGGGTTACCGCGGTGGTCGGGCCCAACGGTTCCGGCAAGTCGAACGTGGTCGATGCACTCGCCTGGGTTATGGGCGAGCAGGGAGCCAAAACTCTGCGCGGCGGAAAGATGGACGACGTCATCTTCGCCGGAACCTCCACACGCGGCCCCCTCGGCCGTGCTGAGGTGACCCTCACGATCGACAACTCGGATGGCGCCCTGCCGATCGAGTACTCCGAAGTCACGATTCGACGCACACTGTTTCGCAACGGCGGCAGCGAATACGCGATCAACGGCGAGAGCTGCCGTCTTCTCGACGTGCAGGAGCTGCTCAGCGACTCGGGCCTCGGTCGAGAGATGCACGTCATCGTGGGCCAGGGCCAGCTCGACGCCGTCCTGCGCGCCAGCCCAGAAGACCGTCGCGGGTTCATCGAAGAGGCCGCCGGCATCCTCAAGCACCGCCGCCGCAAAGAAAAGACCCTGCGCAAGCTCGACGCGATGCAGGCAAATCTCACGCGTCTGAGCGATCTTGCGGGGGAGATTCGCCGCCAACTCAAGCCCCTCGGCCAACAGGCCGAGGTTGCCCGCGAGGCACAGACCATTGCTGCGGTCGCCCGCGATGCCCGTGCCCGCCTTCTGGCCGACGAGGTCGTCACCCTGCGGGAGGCGCTCACGCTGCACAGTCGCAGCGAATCGGAGCGCAAAACCGAGCGCATCGTGCTGCAAGAGCAGCTCGATCAGGCCAAGCTTCGTGAGGCAAGAATCGAGCAGGAACAGGTCGGCGATGCCGTTGACCAGGCCCGTCGAATCGCTTTTGGGCTCGAATCTGTGCAGGAGCGACTGCGCGGTTTGTTCAGCCTTGCCAATCAGAAGATGGCGTTGCTTAGCTCGCAGACCGAGGTTGCCGAGTTGGCCCCTGGGGTGACGTCGCAGATGGTGGCGGATGCCCGCGACGAGGCGGTCAGGCTCGCGGAGACAATCGACGAGGCTGAGCAAGCGTGGCGAGAGGCGCAGTCCGCGACAGCGGAGGCCAGGGCGGCGCTTGATGCGCTCGATGATGAGATCTCGCACCAGAGCTCGCTCGTGTCACGTCATGACCTCGAAATCTCTAAGCTCAGCGGGCAGGCCGATACTGCGGCATCCCGGCTCGCTGCTGTCCGTGGCGAAGTCCTCCGCCAGCAAAACGCCCTCGACGCGGCCCGCTCGCGTCGAGACCAGGCCACGGTGTCGCTTGAGGCCCTTGAGGCCCAAGCGACGCTCGGCGAGGAGTCCGATATCGACCTGGACGCCGCCTACCAGAGCGCCCAAGCGGAGGTCACTCAGGCCGAGACTGAGATCGACACCCTCCGCGAGCAGCTCCATGCCCTCGAACGCGAGCGGGATGCTCTCTCTGCCCGCAAGAACGCACTATCCAGCGCTCTCGACCAAAAGGATGGGTCAAGCGCGCTTGTCGCGGCCAAGCGGCCAGGCATCCTCGGCTTGGTTGCCGAACACATCCAGGTGAAGCCCGGATTCGAGGCGGCGATTGCCGCAGCCCTCGGGTCTCTGGCCGACGCCGTGCTGGCCGAAGATCGCGAGTCTGCCATCGCGGCGCTCGGTCACGCCCAGGCCGACGACCTGGGCAGGGTCGAACTTGTGCTCGCCGAGGCCGGGGTTACGGCGGGCGTTAGCGGCGTGCTGGGTGACGGCGCAGTCTTTGCCGCCGATGTGGTTTCTGCGCCCTCCGGTGTGCTGGGGCTGCTCAGCCACGTGATCGTCGCGGATGACCTCGCGGCAGCTCGCAGAGCCTGGGGAGAGCTTTCGACGGGGACGAGCGACTCTGCCACGACGATCATTACCAAGTCGGGCGATGTACTGAGCCGATTCGTGCTGCGGGGCGGCTCGGGGGCCAAGCGCTCGCGGTTAGAGCTCGTGGCCGACCGCGATGCCGCGGCAGAGCGCCTCTCCGAGGTTCTCTCCCTGATTGAACGCGCACAGTTTGCGCTCGCCGAGCAGCGGGGAGCAGTGCAGGTGGCCAAGGAGCAATCCAAGCGCGCCCTCACAACGCTGCGCGAGCATGACTCCCAGCTCGCAGCGCAGTCGGAGAAGCTGAACCGGGCGCGAGTGCAGGCGGAGGCCGCCGAGGCCGAGGCGCAGCGACTGGAGAAGGGGCTCGCGCTCGCCGCAGAGTCGGTCGCCAGCGCTGAGACGGCTGCTGAGCGTGCCAAGGCCGAACTTGAGACCGCACAGTCCCGCCCCCGCCCTATTCTCGATGTTTCGGCTCGGGACGGCCTGGCCGACGAACTCGATGCAGCGCGTGAACGCGAGGTCGAAGCCCGCCTTCAGGTGGAGACCGCTCGCGAGCGGGTACGGGCGCAGGAGCTGCGAGCTAAGCAGCTTGAGCAGCAGCGCGAGGCCGAGAGAGAGGCCGCGGATCAGGCGGCTCGCCGTGCGGTCATCCGCCGCCGGCAGATGGAGGCCGCCCAGCGGGTGCTCGACGTCCTGCCGACCGTGCTCGACGCCGCTGACCGCTCGGTGTCGGAGGCGCGCGTGCGTCTCGCGGCGGCGGAGGCCGATCGAGCGCAGCAGAACGAGGAACTCGCTGAGCTTCGCCGAGCAGAAGCCGCTCTGCGCGATCGGCTGCACTCCGTAAGCGAATCGGTTCACGGGCTCGAAATGCAGATCTACGAGAAGAAGCTGCACCTTTCATCGCTCCTCGAGCGTGCAGGAGCGGAGCTCGGCCTGGTCGAGGATGTGCTGGTTGCTGAGTATGGCCCTGACGTGCCCGTGCCCGTCGACGCCGTCGAAACGGACGACGATTCCGATGCAGGTAGCGAAGACGGCGTGCAGCAGACGATGCCGTTCGTGCGCGCCCAGCAGGAGGCAAGGCTTGCCAAGGCCGAACGCAAGTACGCCCGGCTCGGCAGGGTCAACCCGCTCGCGCTCGAAGAATTTGCCGCTCTGGAAGAGCGCCACAAGTTCCTCACAGATCAGCTCACCGACCTCACCAATACGCGCAAAGACCTGCTCACGATCATCGACGAGCTCGATGTCAAGATGCGCGACATCTTCTCGAGCGCCTTCGAAGACACCAAGAACGCGTTCAACCACGTCTTTCCGATCCTCTTCCCCGGCGGAACCGGCAGCATTCATCTCACCGATCCCGACAACATGCTTACGACGGGCATCGAGGTCTCGGTCAAGCCCGCCGGCAAGAAGATCGAGCGACTGTCGCTGCTGAGCGGTGGAGAGCGGTCTCTGGCGGCCGTGGCATTGCTGATCGCAATCTTCAAGGCCAGGCCGAGCCCGTTCTACATCATGGACGAGGTGGAGGCGGCGCTTGACGATGCCAACCTTGGCCGGCTGTTGCAGATCTTCCAGGACCTCAGGGAGTCGTCGCAGCTCATCGTGATCACCCATCAGAAGCGCACGATGGAGATTGCGGATGCCCTCTACGGTGTCTCGATGCGGCAAGACGGTGTCAGTGCGGTTGTGGGTCAGCGTGTGGCCACGGAGGAGCGATCGGCCTAG
- a CDS encoding gamma carbonic anhydrase family protein, whose amino-acid sequence MTPSPLLVTINGATPTISDTAWVAPNATLIGQVTLHEESSVFYGTVLRADVDSISLGARSNLQDNVTVHCDAGVPTTIGEGVSVGHAAVLHGCTIEDECLIGMSATVLNRAVIGAGSLVAAGAVVLEDTVIPPGSLVAGVPAKVRRELSDEERAGLRENGVRYVGYAALHREALAD is encoded by the coding sequence ATGACACCATCGCCGCTGCTCGTGACCATCAATGGGGCAACTCCCACCATTTCTGACACCGCCTGGGTGGCCCCTAACGCCACCCTGATCGGGCAAGTCACCCTTCACGAGGAGTCCAGCGTCTTCTATGGCACGGTGCTGAGGGCGGATGTTGACAGCATCAGTCTGGGCGCCCGCAGCAACCTCCAAGACAATGTGACGGTGCACTGTGACGCCGGCGTGCCGACCACGATCGGCGAGGGCGTGAGTGTTGGCCATGCTGCTGTGCTGCACGGCTGCACGATCGAGGACGAGTGCCTGATCGGAATGAGCGCGACGGTGCTCAACCGCGCTGTGATCGGCGCTGGTTCGCTCGTGGCGGCCGGCGCGGTCGTACTCGAAGACACTGTGATTCCGCCGGGGTCACTCGTCGCTGGTGTGCCCGCGAAGGTGCGCCGCGAACTGAGCGATGAGGAGCGAGCGGGGCTGCGGGAGAACGGCGTGCGCTACGTCGGCTATGCCGCCCTGCACCGCGAAGCCCTCGCTGACTAG
- the ffh gene encoding signal recognition particle protein: MATFGNLTDRLADTFKNLRGKGKLSPADIDGTVREIRRALLDADVALDVVKLFTGNVRERALGDEVNKALNPAQQVVQIVNEELIGILGGEQRRLQFAKNPPTVIMLAGLQGAGKTTLAGKLAKWLAGEGHTPLLVAADLQRPNAVNQLQVVGEQAGVQVFAPEPGNGVGNPVKVSKDAIKFAKDKLHDVVIVDTAGRLGVDADMMKQAADIRKAVDPDEVLFVIDAMIGQDAVATAKAFQEGVDFTGVVLTKLDGDARGGAALSVASVTGRPIIFASTGEGLDDFEPFHPERMASRILDLGDILTLIEQAQKNFDEEESRKVAEKFATDTFTLEDFLGQMQQIKKMGSLKSLIGMLPGARGMKEQLDNFDESELTRTEAIIQSMTRAERQNPKLLNGSRRLRIARGSGTSVTEVNALVNRFEQAAKMMKTVAKGGVPQIPGMGPVPGAGFGGGRGKQQKAKKKGSKSGNPAKRAAENAALASGASAPSAPAGSGFGLGGGSGAAPTEEEMAALQKMLGGGR, encoded by the coding sequence ATGGCCACTTTTGGAAACCTCACCGACCGCCTCGCGGATACGTTTAAGAACCTGCGCGGCAAGGGCAAGCTGAGCCCCGCCGACATCGACGGAACCGTCCGCGAGATTCGTCGCGCTCTTCTCGACGCCGACGTAGCGCTGGATGTCGTCAAGCTCTTTACCGGCAACGTGCGCGAGCGCGCCCTCGGCGACGAGGTCAACAAGGCGCTGAACCCTGCTCAGCAGGTCGTGCAGATCGTCAACGAAGAGCTCATCGGCATCCTCGGCGGCGAGCAGCGCCGCCTTCAGTTCGCCAAGAACCCGCCGACCGTCATTATGCTCGCCGGTCTCCAGGGTGCCGGAAAGACCACGCTGGCCGGCAAGCTCGCCAAGTGGCTCGCGGGCGAGGGCCACACCCCGCTTCTGGTCGCCGCAGACCTGCAGCGCCCCAACGCCGTCAACCAGCTCCAGGTCGTCGGTGAGCAGGCTGGCGTTCAGGTGTTCGCACCCGAACCAGGCAACGGCGTCGGCAACCCCGTCAAGGTGTCGAAGGACGCCATCAAGTTCGCCAAGGACAAGCTGCACGATGTGGTCATCGTCGACACGGCCGGTCGTCTCGGCGTTGACGCCGACATGATGAAGCAGGCCGCAGACATCCGCAAGGCTGTCGACCCCGACGAGGTTCTCTTCGTCATCGACGCCATGATCGGTCAGGATGCTGTGGCGACCGCCAAGGCGTTCCAGGAGGGCGTCGACTTCACGGGGGTTGTGCTCACCAAGCTTGACGGCGACGCGCGCGGCGGAGCGGCCCTTTCGGTCGCATCCGTCACCGGTCGCCCCATCATCTTTGCCAGCACCGGTGAGGGGCTCGACGATTTCGAGCCGTTCCACCCGGAGCGCATGGCCAGCCGCATCCTCGACCTGGGTGACATCCTCACCCTCATCGAGCAGGCGCAGAAGAACTTCGATGAGGAGGAGTCGCGCAAGGTTGCGGAGAAGTTCGCCACCGACACCTTCACGCTCGAGGACTTCCTCGGCCAGATGCAGCAGATCAAGAAGATGGGCTCGCTCAAGTCGCTCATCGGCATGCTGCCCGGTGCGCGCGGCATGAAGGAGCAGCTCGACAACTTCGACGAGTCCGAGCTCACCCGCACCGAGGCGATCATCCAGTCGATGACGCGTGCGGAGCGTCAAAACCCCAAGCTGCTCAACGGTTCGCGCCGTCTGCGCATTGCCAGGGGTTCCGGCACGAGCGTGACCGAGGTCAACGCCCTTGTGAACCGCTTCGAGCAGGCCGCCAAGATGATGAAGACCGTCGCCAAGGGCGGGGTGCCGCAGATCCCCGGCATGGGGCCGGTTCCCGGTGCTGGCTTCGGCGGAGGCCGAGGCAAGCAGCAGAAGGCCAAGAAGAAGGGCTCGAAGTCGGGCAACCCGGCCAAGCGGGCAGCGGAGAACGCGGCGCTTGCTTCGGGCGCATCCGCTCCATCGGCCCCGGCCGGCTCCGGATTCGGCCTCGGCGGTGGCTCAGGTGCTGCGCCCACAGAAGAAGAGATGGCGGCACTGCAGAAGATGCTGGGCGGCGGGCGCTAG